The Rubidibacter lacunae KORDI 51-2 DNA window CGCGGGGCTTCCCGTCTAAAAGCTAAACTAATAGAATAAATTGATAATCTCTTCCTCCTCCGCACGGAATTGCTGGATCAAAGCCATTACGGTTAGACCCAACGCCCGCTTGCGGCTCTTTTGCTTGCACTATGCTGGCGGCAATGCCTTTGTCTTTCGCAGCTGGGCCAATCAGGTGCTCGATGGGGTAGATGTGTATGCCATTGAACTTCCAGGTCATGGTACGCGACTAGCCGAACCACCCTACGATCGCATGGAACGTCTCATCCAAGATCTCAAGGCGGCACTGATGCCCCATTCAAATCAGCCCTTCGCCTTCTTTGGTCACAGCATGGGATCGCTAATCAGCTATGAGTTGGCCCAGGCACTCAGGGAGGAGAATTTGTGCCCGCTACATCTGTTTGTGTCGGGCCATCGCGCCCCTCACATTCCCGATGCTGAGCCTCCCATTCACGCCTTGCCGACAGCCGATTTCCTCAATGCCTTACGTCGTTACAACGGCACCCCAGAAGCCATTCTGCAAAACACTGAGCTAATGGAGCTCCTGCTGCCCACGCTGCGGGCTGATTTTGCGCTGCTGGAAGCCTATCAGTATCAGCCTCGTCTTCCCTTGGACTGCCCCATTACAGCATTTGGCGGTGCAAAAGACTGGAAAGCCTCCGCAGAAGAGATTAACGCTTGGCGCAGCCATACCCAATCCAATTTTTCCTGCTATCAGTTTCCCGGCGATCATTTTTTCATCCATTCCGCTCAGTCCTCGCTGCTGCGGGTACTCAACGCCGCGTTACAATACCCGGTCAAGGTATAACAACATCTCAAATAACTAGCATGTATAGCGCTCAGCGCTTAGTAAAACTAATCTTTTTGGGACAGCTACACTCCGCACGGCTTTCCCAGAAAGATATGTCCTGAGCTACGGGCGTAGTGCCAGAGCCATACCAGTTCATAACCGCCGCCTATTCAAACAGATTGGTTGATCTTTACAACAAACTAGTGTAAAACTTGATCTTAATGAGAATTAATTTCAACTAAGACAAGCGCGTTTGTAATGACAATGGGAATTTCTTCGGCCTGTGACACGTATACGCTGACCTCAACAGAACTGAATGAGCTACTCGAACAGGCCCAACAACAGGGTGAACCAATCTTTCGGCAAATGGAGCTGGGCACGCAGATCAATCTGCCCAAAGCGCTCGGGAAAGGGTGCGATCGCATTATCAACTTGCGGGGGGGATTAACGCTTCATCTTCGCCATGCTACTCTTCATCAGACCATCCGCGTGGAGCAGCAGCATGCGGCTGATTTTCCCTTAACGGCAAAGTTTTATTTGTCGGGATCGTCCAAAGTTCTAACTCAAGGCGTTCCAGGCATTCGCTCTGAGTGTGAAGAACAAGCCGATGTCCACTATCTCTACTACCTACCGGATTTGATTGAAGTCGAAGAATGGCAGGCTCAAGAGCCAATAAAAATCGTCATGATTTATGCAGAAACAGACTATTTTCAGTCGTTTCAGTGGACGGATGGCACTCTGCCAGAACCGCTACAGTACCTCATGCAAGTGCAGTCTCAGCCAGTTACTGACCTCCGGTTTCACCAAACCCTGGGTAAAGTCACCACCGCGATGCATCAGGTGCTCCAGCAAATTCTTCATTGTCCGTATCAGGGCATGATAGAGCAGCTTTATCTGGAGAGCAAAGCGCTGGAACTGTTAGCCCTACAGTTTGCCCATTGGCAAGCGGATGGAGTCGTTTCTGAACACAAGCTGTCTGGAGAGGTGCTATTGCGCTCAGAAGATCTGGGGCGGCTTCATGATGCCAAAGAAATTCTAATTGAACGGTCAGTTGAACCCCCATCACTCGTGGAATTAGCTCGTCAGGTAGGGCTGAACGATCGCAAGCTCAAACAGGGCTTCCGTAAACTGTTTGGCACAACTGTTTTTGGGTACCTGCAAGACTACCGGATGCAGCAGGCCAAGCAGCTACTGCATGACTCAGACTTATCGATTGCTTCGGTTGCAACAACTGTCGGCTACAAAAATCCAGAGGCTTTCAGTACGGCCTTCCGGCGAAAATTTCACATCAGCCCAAAAGGATATCAGTTAAGTCAACGAAATTAAATGCACGGTTAAAGGTGCAAGCTCAGTATCTTCGTAGAAAGTCCGGTTGACAAAGGGAAAAGTCCGGCTTGCAAAGAAAAGCTAGGCGTTTGTCCCCTATGATTTGGAAAGAAGTATTTGAGAATTACTCTTATTTGCTTTGCTGTCGCCGAAAAGTTTGAGGGAGTTGCTTTTTTCGTTATAGGGCTAGCTACAGGTGAAACTCCCCACGGCTGGTTCCTTTTGAGCCACATGATGCTCATTTCGTTGCCCTACGTTGGAGTCGTCGCATGACGAATCAAGCTATTGGCATTTGTTCCCTTGCTGTGAGTTTTCCGAGTGTAATCCACACTCCAGAAGCTTGGGGTGAGACGTTTCCTGAGCTGGCAGCTCAGTCCCAGGCAAGAGTCCGGTTGCCGAGAAAACCTCAACCTGGCATTGCTCAGGATTCTGAGTATCAGGACGCTGAACCGGACTGGGCAATTTGGTCGCAGGAAGTGGCACCTTATCTAAGCGATCCGTTTCGGGGCAATGTCGAGCGATGCAGGTTGGCTGCGCAGGAGTCGCCGCGAGCGATTGAATGTCGGGCTGCCCAGGATGCAATGGTGGCGGCAGGTCTTCAGCCTGATGATATTGAGTTGGTAATTGCCAGTACGCTTTTCTCAGAATCGATGGGCGTGGGTAATGCCTCCAGCCTAGCTCGGCAATTGGGGTTGCGCTGTCCCGCCTGGACGTTGGAATCGGCCTGCTCCAGTGCATTGGTCACCCTGCAAGCGGCGCGATCGCTAGCGCAGGCTGGCGAGTATCGCACTGTGCTCTTCATCGTTTCCCACTTTGGATCGCGAGCCGTAGATCCGGCTGATACCCTCTCGTGGGCAATGGGAGATGGTGCAGGAGCGTTCATCGTTAGGGTACAGCCCGATCGGCAGGGAGTTCTCGCCACCCATGTGAT harbors:
- a CDS encoding thioesterase II family protein, which gives rise to MHYAGGNAFVFRSWANQVLDGVDVYAIELPGHGTRLAEPPYDRMERLIQDLKAALMPHSNQPFAFFGHSMGSLISYELAQALREENLCPLHLFVSGHRAPHIPDAEPPIHALPTADFLNALRRYNGTPEAILQNTELMELLLPTLRADFALLEAYQYQPRLPLDCPITAFGGAKDWKASAEEINAWRSHTQSNFSCYQFPGDHFFIHSAQSSLLRVLNAALQYPVKV
- a CDS encoding helix-turn-helix transcriptional regulator; amino-acid sequence: MTMGISSACDTYTLTSTELNELLEQAQQQGEPIFRQMELGTQINLPKALGKGCDRIINLRGGLTLHLRHATLHQTIRVEQQHAADFPLTAKFYLSGSSKVLTQGVPGIRSECEEQADVHYLYYLPDLIEVEEWQAQEPIKIVMIYAETDYFQSFQWTDGTLPEPLQYLMQVQSQPVTDLRFHQTLGKVTTAMHQVLQQILHCPYQGMIEQLYLESKALELLALQFAHWQADGVVSEHKLSGEVLLRSEDLGRLHDAKEILIERSVEPPSLVELARQVGLNDRKLKQGFRKLFGTTVFGYLQDYRMQQAKQLLHDSDLSIASVATTVGYKNPEAFSTAFRRKFHISPKGYQLSQRN
- a CDS encoding beta-ketoacyl synthase N-terminal-like domain-containing protein, whose product is MPRKPQPGIAQDSEYQDAEPDWAIWSQEVAPYLSDPFRGNVERCRLAAQESPRAIECRAAQDAMVAAGLQPDDIELVIASTLFSESMGVGNASSLARQLGLRCPAWTLESACSSALVTLQAARSLAQAGEYRTVLFIVSHFGSRAVDPADTLSWAMGDGAGAFIVRVQPDRQGVLATHVMSTTDTCGAYTYEFIADDRGVRCVSQPRP